One window from the genome of Kaistella carnis encodes:
- a CDS encoding type 1 glutamine amidotransferase domain-containing protein, whose protein sequence is MKILFVLTSHDQLGNTGEKTGFWIEEFASPYYYLVDKGVDVTLASPKGGQPPIDPTSDKPENQTESTIRFKADKELQEKLSKTHKLSEVSSDDYDAVFYPGGHGPLWDLAESETSAKLIESFYNSNKPVSFVCHAPAALKHVKNTDGEPLVKGKKVTGFTNTEEELVKLTDVVPFLVEDMLKENGGIYSKKGDFEEYAIEDGLLITGQNPASSEKVAEMLLAKLQK, encoded by the coding sequence ATGAAAATATTATTTGTCTTAACATCACACGATCAATTAGGAAACACCGGCGAAAAAACTGGATTCTGGATTGAAGAATTCGCAAGTCCTTATTACTATTTAGTTGATAAAGGAGTTGACGTGACTTTAGCTTCTCCAAAAGGCGGTCAACCACCGATTGATCCAACTAGCGACAAACCCGAAAATCAAACAGAATCGACTATAAGATTTAAAGCTGATAAAGAATTACAGGAAAAACTAAGCAAAACGCACAAACTTTCTGAAGTTTCATCTGACGATTACGACGCCGTATTTTATCCGGGCGGTCACGGACCTTTATGGGATTTGGCAGAAAGCGAAACTTCCGCAAAACTGATCGAAAGTTTCTACAATTCTAACAAACCTGTATCTTTCGTTTGTCACGCTCCCGCAGCGTTGAAACATGTGAAAAATACGGATGGAGAACCTTTAGTAAAGGGTAAAAAAGTAACCGGATTTACCAATACCGAAGAAGAGTTGGTGAAATTAACCGATGTTGTTCCATTTTTAGTTGAAGATATGTTGAAAGAAAACGGAGGAATCTACAGCAAAAAAGGAGATTTTGAAGAATATGCAATTGAAGACGGATTGTTGATCACGGGTCAAAACCCGGCTTCTTCAGAAAAAGTGGCTGAAATGCTCTTGGCTAAACTTCAAAAATAA
- a CDS encoding iron-containing alcohol dehydrogenase — MNNFKYRNPTKILFGKGQIENLPTEIPANSKILMLYGGGSIMKNGVYDQVKKALSGYEVVEFGGIPANPEYSVLLDALKVIKEENITYLLAVGGGSVIDGTKFLSAAALYEGETPWDLLTNKKPVTEGMPFATVLTLPATGSEMNSGSVITRAETQEKLAFGGPGMFPQFSVLDPEVIKSIPQRQLANGIADAFTHVMEQYMTYPIGAKLQDRFAESIMQTLIEVAPAIMKDPTNYEAASNFMWSCTMALNGLIQQGVPGDWAIHSMGHELTAMYGIDHARTLAILAGNHYRYNFETKKEKLAQYAERVWNITEGTLEEKAHAGIDKTDEFFKSLGIDIKLSDYTKDYSETGSTVAKRFTERGWEGLGEHKSLKPSDAQKIIEMSY, encoded by the coding sequence ATGAACAATTTTAAATACAGAAATCCAACAAAAATCTTGTTTGGTAAAGGACAAATTGAAAATCTTCCAACAGAAATTCCAGCAAATTCAAAAATACTCATGCTTTACGGCGGAGGAAGTATTATGAAAAATGGAGTTTATGACCAGGTAAAAAAAGCACTTTCAGGATATGAAGTGGTAGAATTTGGTGGAATTCCTGCCAACCCGGAATACAGCGTTTTATTAGATGCGCTGAAAGTCATTAAAGAAGAAAACATCACTTATCTTTTAGCAGTTGGTGGCGGTTCTGTAATCGACGGAACTAAATTTTTATCAGCCGCTGCTTTATATGAAGGCGAAACTCCTTGGGATTTATTAACCAATAAAAAACCAGTAACCGAAGGAATGCCTTTCGCAACAGTTCTAACACTTCCTGCAACAGGTTCAGAAATGAATTCAGGTTCCGTAATTACGAGAGCAGAAACTCAGGAAAAATTAGCCTTTGGTGGACCTGGAATGTTCCCGCAATTTTCTGTCCTTGATCCGGAAGTGATCAAATCAATTCCACAACGTCAATTGGCGAACGGAATTGCTGATGCTTTCACGCACGTGATGGAACAATACATGACGTATCCAATTGGTGCCAAATTACAGGATCGTTTCGCTGAAAGTATTATGCAGACTTTAATTGAAGTGGCTCCGGCGATTATGAAAGATCCAACCAATTATGAAGCAGCATCTAATTTTATGTGGAGTTGTACCATGGCTTTGAACGGTTTAATTCAGCAAGGAGTTCCGGGAGATTGGGCAATTCACTCGATGGGTCACGAATTGACCGCGATGTACGGAATCGATCACGCTCGAACTTTAGCTATTTTAGCCGGAAATCATTACCGTTATAATTTCGAAACCAAGAAAGAAAAATTGGCGCAATATGCCGAACGCGTTTGGAATATTACAGAAGGAACTTTAGAAGAAAAAGCCCACGCTGGAATTGACAAAACCGATGAGTTCTTTAAATCTTTAGGAATCGATATTAAATTATCAGACTACACGAAAGATTATTCAGAAACCGGAAGCACAGTTGCAAAACGTTTCACCGAAAGAGGTTGGGAAGGACTTGGAGAACATAAATCTTTGAAACCTTCTGATGCTCAGAAAATCATCGAAATGAGTTACTAA
- a CDS encoding NADP-dependent oxidoreductase gives MNKTIILNSRPVGKPQLSDFKFVEEEMPALKEGEILLKTKFVSVDPYLRGRMSDAKSYVPPFELQKAMSSGVVAEVLESQNEKFKKGDFVSGMLNWKEFQTSIGENLLKIDDKIAPLSNYLGVLGMTGLTAYFGLTEIGKPQKGETLVVSGAAGAVGSIVGQIGKILGCRVIGIAGTDEKVEMLKSKFGFDEAINYKTTENMTKAIAEVCPDGVDVYFDNVGGTISDSVHANINRLGRIIVCGAISAYNDTSVPQGPRVEHFLIRKSALMQGFIVGNYADKFPEGMKHLSQWLSEGKLIYSETIVEGFENIPQAFIDLFEGKNKGKMIVKI, from the coding sequence ATGAATAAAACGATCATATTAAACAGCCGACCGGTTGGGAAACCTCAACTCTCAGATTTTAAATTTGTTGAGGAAGAAATGCCTGCTTTAAAGGAAGGCGAAATTCTTTTAAAAACAAAATTTGTTTCCGTAGATCCTTATTTAAGAGGAAGAATGAGTGATGCAAAATCGTACGTTCCGCCTTTTGAACTTCAAAAAGCAATGAGTTCCGGAGTTGTGGCAGAAGTGCTAGAATCTCAAAATGAGAAATTCAAAAAAGGAGATTTTGTCTCAGGAATGTTGAACTGGAAAGAATTTCAAACTTCAATCGGAGAAAATCTTTTAAAAATAGATGATAAAATTGCGCCACTTTCCAACTATCTCGGTGTTTTGGGAATGACCGGATTAACGGCTTATTTTGGCTTGACAGAAATTGGTAAACCGCAAAAAGGAGAAACCCTTGTTGTTTCCGGAGCCGCTGGAGCCGTTGGAAGTATTGTTGGTCAAATTGGAAAGATTTTAGGTTGTCGCGTTATCGGAATCGCCGGAACTGATGAAAAAGTAGAAATGCTAAAATCTAAATTTGGTTTTGATGAAGCCATCAATTATAAAACAACGGAGAACATGACCAAAGCGATTGCAGAAGTTTGTCCCGATGGAGTTGATGTTTATTTTGACAATGTTGGTGGAACGATTTCCGACAGCGTTCATGCGAATATCAACAGATTAGGAAGAATTATTGTGTGTGGCGCCATTTCGGCTTACAACGATACTTCAGTTCCTCAAGGTCCAAGAGTTGAACATTTTTTAATTCGTAAAAGTGCCTTAATGCAAGGTTTCATCGTAGGGAATTATGCAGACAAGTTTCCGGAAGGAATGAAACATTTATCGCAATGGTTGAGCGAAGGAAAACTTATTTATTCAGAAACCATCGTGGAAGGTTTTGAAAATATTCCACAGGCTTTTATCGACCTTTTTGAAGGTAAGAATAAAGGAAAAATGATCGTAAAAATATAA
- a CDS encoding TetR/AcrR family transcriptional regulator, with product MIKKEKISDKRTALLNATLTLVNNHGFHNTPMSKIAKLAGVAPATIYLYFENKQDLVNKLYLEVKEDFSNCAFEGYSEDLSVKKGFELIWFNIANYKLSQIKETNFLTQCDNSPMIEEEIRVEGLKHLQPLLNLWQRGKNEGIIKPLTDYVLYAFTIYPLSFLLGMQERDIHTLSETEKQETFKAAWDAIRM from the coding sequence ATGATTAAAAAAGAAAAAATATCTGACAAGAGAACTGCGCTTTTAAACGCAACCTTGACTTTGGTGAATAATCATGGTTTTCATAATACTCCGATGTCCAAGATTGCGAAATTAGCGGGTGTCGCTCCCGCTACGATTTATCTTTATTTTGAAAACAAGCAGGACCTTGTTAACAAGTTGTATTTAGAGGTAAAAGAAGATTTTAGCAATTGTGCTTTCGAAGGTTACAGTGAAGATTTATCGGTGAAAAAAGGATTTGAACTGATCTGGTTTAATATCGCGAATTACAAATTATCTCAAATTAAAGAAACCAATTTTTTAACGCAATGCGACAACAGTCCGATGATTGAGGAAGAGATTAGGGTAGAAGGTTTAAAACATTTGCAACCTTTACTCAATTTGTGGCAGAGAGGAAAAAATGAGGGAATTATAAAACCACTTACAGACTACGTTTTGTACGCCTTCACCATTTATCCTTTGTCTTTTTTATTGGGAATGCAGGAAAGAGATATTCACACTTTAAGCGAAACTGAGAAGCAGGAAACGTTCAAAGCAGCGTGGGATGCGATAAGAATGTAA
- a CDS encoding DoxX family protein, with amino-acid sequence MKVIFWVITSILLAVLMMVSGFYHLLKPEFYVPIVPSFLPFPLGIVYLSGIVELLLGIVTLFLNQKYTKYGLFGIFILMVMFLPIHIFDAMKDQPVIGSSTVAYVRLAFQFVLIWLSWKSYKFTSLARI; translated from the coding sequence ATGAAAGTAATATTTTGGGTCATCACAAGCATCCTTTTAGCAGTTTTAATGATGGTCTCTGGATTTTATCATTTATTGAAACCTGAATTTTATGTTCCTATCGTTCCGTCATTTCTACCATTTCCGTTGGGAATCGTTTATCTGTCCGGAATTGTAGAGTTGTTGCTGGGAATAGTGACCTTATTCTTAAATCAAAAATACACGAAGTATGGACTGTTCGGAATTTTCATTTTAATGGTGATGTTTCTGCCGATTCATATTTTCGATGCGATGAAAGATCAACCTGTTATCGGAAGTTCAACAGTAGCATATGTTCGATTGGCTTTTCAATTCGTGTTGATTTGGCTGTCTTGGAAATCCTATAAATTTACTTCGCTCGCAAGAATTTAA
- a CDS encoding Tex family protein, producing the protein MNSIDYIKKSLPISENNIKATLKLLAEDCTIPFISRYQKDATGNLDEVQIEGISKLNKQFEELVKRKESILKSIEEQNALTPEFKQRIEETFDLQELEDLYLPFKKKRKTKADAAKEKGLEPLARMIMSQNANNLEGLASKYLNDQVSTEEEALQGARDIMAEWINENMYVRKNLRRLFQRKAVIASKVIKAKKEEEAAQKFSQYFDWEESLNRIPSHRLLAMLRAETEGFVKTNIGIDKKEALEFIENTLIKSNNECADQIALAIKDSYKRLLEPAISNETLQEAKEKADQKAIEIFSENLRQLLLAPPLGEKRILAIDPGFKSGCKIVCLDEKGDLLHNETIYPHAPQNETGMAMKKIRSLVNSFNIEAISIGNGTASRETEFFIKKIAFDKPPLVFIVSEAGASVYSASKIARDEFPSYDVTVRGAISIGRRLSDPLAELVKIDAKSIGVGQYQHDVDQTQLKNELDSTVMKCVNSVGINLNTASKSLLSYVSGIGEKMAENIVNYRAENGAFEDRKQLKKVPRLGEKAFQQAAAFIRISNGKNPLDNSAVHPEAYSIVEKMAKDLGIKTNDLIANKELIKSINPENYITEAIGILGIKDILKELEKPGLDPRKATKVFEFDPTVKSIKNLKAGMILPGIVNNITAFGCFVDVGIKESGLVHISQLKEGFVSDVNEVVKLHQHVQVKVTEVDEARKRIQLSMIL; encoded by the coding sequence ATGAATTCCATTGATTATATTAAAAAATCCCTTCCCATATCCGAAAACAATATTAAAGCAACGCTGAAACTGTTAGCGGAAGATTGTACGATTCCATTTATTTCCCGTTATCAAAAAGATGCGACGGGAAATTTAGATGAAGTTCAGATTGAAGGAATTTCAAAACTGAATAAACAATTTGAAGAACTAGTTAAAAGGAAAGAAAGTATTCTGAAATCAATTGAAGAACAAAATGCATTAACGCCGGAATTCAAACAAAGAATTGAAGAAACTTTCGATTTGCAGGAACTGGAAGATTTGTATTTGCCTTTCAAAAAAAAGCGAAAAACGAAAGCCGATGCGGCGAAAGAGAAAGGTTTAGAACCATTGGCAAGAATGATTATGAGTCAGAACGCCAACAATCTTGAAGGTTTAGCCTCCAAATATTTGAACGATCAAGTTTCTACGGAAGAAGAGGCTTTGCAGGGCGCGCGAGATATTATGGCGGAATGGATCAACGAAAACATGTACGTTCGGAAAAATTTGCGCCGATTGTTTCAAAGAAAAGCAGTCATTGCTTCCAAAGTCATTAAGGCAAAAAAAGAGGAAGAAGCCGCCCAGAAATTTTCGCAATATTTTGATTGGGAAGAAAGTCTGAACAGAATTCCATCGCACCGATTATTGGCGATGTTACGCGCAGAAACGGAAGGCTTTGTAAAGACCAATATTGGAATTGATAAGAAAGAAGCGCTGGAATTCATAGAAAACACCCTCATTAAATCCAATAATGAGTGTGCAGATCAGATTGCTTTGGCCATCAAAGATTCTTATAAAAGATTGCTGGAACCCGCGATTTCTAATGAAACTTTACAGGAAGCCAAGGAAAAAGCAGATCAGAAAGCCATTGAAATATTTTCTGAAAACCTCAGACAACTTCTACTCGCTCCGCCATTAGGCGAGAAAAGAATTCTGGCAATTGATCCCGGATTTAAAAGTGGTTGTAAAATCGTTTGCCTTGATGAAAAAGGCGATTTATTACACAACGAAACTATTTATCCACACGCGCCGCAGAATGAAACGGGAATGGCGATGAAGAAAATTCGGTCGCTCGTGAATTCATTTAACATTGAAGCGATCTCCATTGGAAACGGAACAGCAAGTCGGGAAACGGAGTTTTTTATTAAGAAAATTGCTTTTGATAAACCGCCATTGGTTTTCATTGTTTCAGAAGCTGGTGCGTCGGTTTATTCGGCGAGTAAAATTGCGCGAGATGAATTTCCGAGTTATGATGTGACGGTTCGTGGTGCAATTTCTATTGGAAGACGACTTTCTGATCCGTTGGCTGAATTGGTAAAAATTGATGCAAAATCAATTGGAGTCGGACAATATCAACATGACGTAGATCAAACGCAATTGAAAAATGAACTGGATTCTACGGTGATGAAATGTGTGAATTCAGTTGGAATTAATCTGAATACGGCGAGTAAATCTTTGCTCAGTTATGTTTCCGGAATTGGGGAAAAGATGGCAGAAAACATCGTGAATTACCGTGCAGAAAATGGTGCTTTTGAAGACCGGAAACAATTAAAGAAAGTTCCGAGATTAGGAGAAAAAGCCTTTCAACAGGCGGCAGCATTTATTCGGATTTCGAATGGTAAAAACCCTTTGGATAATTCAGCCGTTCACCCGGAAGCGTATTCGATTGTTGAAAAAATGGCGAAAGATCTAGGTATCAAAACGAATGACCTCATCGCCAATAAAGAACTTATAAAATCCATCAATCCTGAAAATTATATCACGGAAGCGATTGGTATTTTAGGAATTAAAGATATTCTGAAAGAACTGGAAAAACCAGGTTTAGATCCGAGAAAAGCAACGAAAGTTTTTGAATTTGATCCGACTGTGAAATCCATTAAAAATTTAAAAGCAGGAATGATTCTTCCGGGGATCGTCAATAATATTACGGCGTTTGGATGTTTCGTAGACGTCGGAATTAAAGAAAGCGGACTCGTTCATATTTCTCAATTGAAAGAAGGTTTTGTATCTGATGTGAATGAGGTGGTAAAACTGCATCAGCATGTCCAGGTGAAAGTGACCGAAGTAGATGAAGCGAGAAAGCGGATTCAGTTGAGTATGATTTTGTGA
- a CDS encoding efflux RND transporter permease subunit, which produces MKLAEISIKRPSLVIVLFTILTLGGLLSYSMMGYELIPKFETNVVTISTVYPGASPSEVETSVTRKIEDAVGSLENVKKVESSSYESLSVIMVQLNTGADVNYALNDAQRKVNAILSQLPDDIDAPSLNKFSLDDLPIMTMSISSNKLNNRELYDLLDKKIEPIFSRVSGVAQVDLVGGQEREIQVNIDEKKLQGYNISIGEVQQAILSSNLDFPTGSLKSRTSKSTIRLSGKYKSIEEMSNLVISNRNGAQVRLSDVANVFDTTQDVEKIARFNQNPTILMQVKKQSDANAVAVSENVQKTIADVTKNYAVQGLNVKIVDDSTDFTLAAADHVIFDLVIAVILVAIVMLLFLHNIRNAFIVMVSIPLSLIATFIGMYLMGYTLNLMSLLGLSLVVGILVDDAIVVLENVYRHMEMGKSRIRAAYDGASEIGFTVTAITLVIVVVFLPIAMSSGLVSDILAQFCVTVVMATLFSLLASFTIIPWLSSRFGKVVHLTGKNPFEKFILWFEGQLDKFTHFITGILEWCLKTGLRRIMTVVITFIILISSFALVAFGFIGGEFFPKMDRGQFLVQIELPKDATVEKTNQVTLNVEKYLRSNNDVVDLITTVGQQSTGFGASQATVYQAEVQVNLVDKSERAQSTDILAAKFKRDLEEKFTGVEFKTAPIGLMGADNAPIEMVVTAADNETANKEANRILELLKKVPGAVDAELSTDTGNPEVRVNIDRDKMATLGLNLSSVGQAMQTAFNGNTDGKYRAGEYEYDINIRFADANRQSIDDVRNLMFTNANGEQIRLSQFATVDMSSGPSLLQRRDKSPSVKVMSKVVGRPAGDVANEWAAMFMDNEKTKPAGVNYIWSGDMENQTEGFGTLGLALLAAVVLVYLVMVSLYDSFVYPFVVLFSIPLALIGVMVILALTNNSINIFTMLGMIMLIGLVAKNAIMIVDFTNMRKAAGENTHDALIQANHARLRPILMTTIAMIFGMLPIALAKGAGAEMNNGLAWVVIGGLTSSLFLTLIIVPVVYSLFDSMLRRMGKDEKVDYESEMVADYEHKELSEDGFTPKHQL; this is translated from the coding sequence ATGAAATTAGCAGAAATATCAATTAAAAGACCCTCGTTAGTCATCGTTTTATTTACGATACTTACTTTAGGTGGTTTACTGAGTTACTCTATGATGGGGTACGAACTGATTCCGAAATTTGAAACCAATGTGGTAACGATTTCTACGGTTTATCCGGGAGCCTCGCCAAGTGAGGTAGAAACTTCGGTGACCCGTAAAATTGAAGATGCCGTGGGATCTTTGGAAAACGTAAAAAAGGTAGAATCATCTTCTTACGAAAGTCTCTCCGTAATCATGGTTCAACTGAATACCGGTGCTGATGTTAATTATGCCCTGAATGATGCACAACGTAAGGTAAATGCGATCTTATCTCAACTTCCGGATGACATCGATGCTCCGTCATTAAATAAATTCTCCCTGGATGATTTACCAATTATGACGATGAGTATTTCCAGTAATAAGTTGAACAACAGAGAATTGTATGACCTTCTGGATAAAAAAATTGAACCGATTTTTTCCCGTGTAAGCGGTGTTGCCCAAGTTGACCTCGTAGGTGGACAGGAGCGTGAAATTCAGGTTAATATTGATGAAAAGAAATTGCAGGGTTATAATATTTCCATTGGAGAAGTTCAGCAAGCGATCCTTTCTTCCAACTTAGATTTCCCCACAGGAAGTTTAAAATCAAGAACGTCTAAATCAACGATTCGACTATCTGGAAAATATAAGTCGATTGAAGAGATGAGCAATTTGGTAATTTCAAATAGAAATGGAGCGCAAGTTAGACTTTCAGATGTGGCAAACGTTTTTGATACTACACAGGATGTAGAAAAAATTGCAAGATTTAATCAGAATCCTACGATTTTGATGCAGGTAAAAAAACAGTCGGATGCGAATGCTGTTGCCGTTTCTGAAAACGTTCAGAAAACAATTGCTGATGTTACAAAGAATTATGCAGTTCAAGGTCTTAACGTGAAAATTGTTGATGACAGTACAGACTTTACTTTGGCAGCAGCAGACCACGTGATTTTCGATTTGGTGATTGCGGTGATTCTTGTGGCGATCGTAATGTTGCTTTTCCTTCATAATATTAGAAATGCCTTCATCGTAATGGTTTCGATTCCATTATCGTTGATTGCGACGTTCATTGGAATGTATTTAATGGGATATACCTTAAACTTAATGAGTTTATTAGGACTCTCACTGGTAGTAGGTATTCTGGTGGATGATGCCATTGTGGTCCTCGAAAACGTTTACCGACATATGGAAATGGGCAAGAGCAGAATTCGTGCAGCGTATGATGGTGCCTCCGAAATTGGATTTACCGTAACTGCAATTACCTTGGTTATTGTGGTGGTGTTCTTACCAATTGCGATGAGTTCAGGGTTGGTATCTGATATTTTAGCGCAATTCTGTGTAACCGTGGTTATGGCGACTTTGTTCTCTTTATTAGCGTCCTTTACTATTATTCCATGGTTGTCTTCAAGATTTGGAAAAGTCGTACATCTTACGGGTAAAAATCCATTTGAAAAATTCATCCTTTGGTTTGAAGGACAACTGGATAAATTCACGCACTTCATTACAGGAATTCTGGAGTGGTGTTTGAAAACCGGACTAAGAAGAATAATGACCGTTGTGATTACTTTTATTATTTTAATTTCCTCATTTGCGTTGGTCGCTTTCGGTTTCATTGGGGGAGAATTTTTCCCAAAGATGGATCGTGGTCAATTCTTGGTACAGATAGAATTACCGAAAGATGCAACCGTTGAAAAAACCAATCAGGTTACTTTAAATGTTGAGAAATATTTACGTTCTAACAATGATGTGGTTGATTTAATTACCACGGTGGGTCAGCAATCTACAGGTTTTGGAGCATCACAGGCAACCGTTTATCAGGCGGAAGTTCAGGTGAACTTGGTTGATAAATCAGAACGTGCCCAAAGCACCGATATTTTAGCGGCCAAATTCAAGAGAGATCTTGAAGAAAAATTCACCGGTGTCGAATTTAAAACCGCACCAATCGGATTGATGGGAGCAGATAACGCCCCAATCGAAATGGTGGTAACCGCTGCAGATAACGAAACTGCAAACAAAGAAGCCAATAGAATTTTAGAATTATTGAAAAAAGTTCCGGGCGCAGTAGATGCTGAATTATCAACCGATACCGGAAATCCGGAGGTTCGTGTAAATATCGACCGTGATAAAATGGCGACTTTGGGTCTTAACCTTTCCAGTGTTGGACAAGCGATGCAAACTGCGTTTAATGGTAATACCGATGGAAAATACCGCGCAGGGGAATATGAATATGACATCAACATCCGTTTTGCAGATGCGAACCGACAATCCATTGATGACGTAAGAAACCTAATGTTTACAAACGCGAATGGCGAACAGATCAGATTGAGTCAGTTTGCAACTGTTGACATGAGTTCCGGCCCGAGTTTGCTTCAGCGAAGAGACAAATCGCCTTCTGTAAAAGTAATGTCAAAAGTAGTAGGTCGTCCTGCTGGGGATGTTGCCAACGAATGGGCAGCCATGTTTATGGACAATGAAAAAACAAAACCAGCCGGAGTAAATTACATCTGGAGTGGTGATATGGAAAACCAGACCGAAGGTTTCGGTACTTTAGGACTCGCTTTATTGGCGGCTGTTGTATTGGTATATTTGGTAATGGTTTCGCTGTATGACAGTTTCGTTTATCCATTTGTGGTCTTGTTCTCAATTCCTTTGGCCTTGATCGGAGTAATGGTAATTTTGGCTTTGACCAATAATTCCATTAACATTTTTACCATGTTGGGGATGATTATGTTGATTGGTTTGGTGGCGAAGAATGCGATTATGATTGTCGATTTCACCAATATGCGTAAAGCGGCAGGTGAAAATACCCACGATGCTTTAATACAGGCAAATCACGCCAGACTTCGTCCGATTTTGATGACGACGATTGCGATGATTTTCGGGATGCTTCCAATTGCTTTAGCAAAAGGAGCCGGAGCCGAAATGAATAATGGTTTGGCTTGGGTAGTAATCGGTGGTTTAACATCGTCGCTATTCCTTACCTTAATTATTGTTCCTGTGGTATATTCACTTTTCGACTCTATGCTCAGAAGAATGGGTAAAGATGAAAAGGTAGATTACGAAAGTGAAATGGTAGCCGATTATGAACACAAAGAACTAAGTGAAGACGGATTTACTCCGAAACATCAGTTATAA
- a CDS encoding efflux RND transporter periplasmic adaptor subunit yields MKKTLIYIIVAVVLIGLGAYKIASNKANQKKEVAEVAKQVDKINVNVVTASRENINTDYSANGTFIPKQETNQSSEISGRIVNVLVREGSRVGAGQVLATIKRDAIEVDLSQAQNNLQNAIIDNQRYENAYKTGGVTKQQLDNSRLQLKNMQSAVRAQSVRVNDTSVRAGISGIINKKMVEPGMVVAPGTPLFEIVNINSLKLSVLVDESQIGRIQIGQTVPITVNVLPDESFAGRITFIAPKSDASLNFPVEIEVANNGSLKAGMYGTALFKTNYGAENQNMLTVPAEAFVNGVSSGQLFIVENGTAKMINVKTGKVYGNKVQIVSGLNGGEQVITSGQINLDNGSKINIVK; encoded by the coding sequence ATGAAAAAAACTTTAATATATATTATCGTCGCAGTCGTACTCATCGGTTTAGGAGCGTACAAAATTGCCAGTAATAAAGCGAATCAAAAGAAAGAAGTAGCCGAAGTTGCCAAACAGGTTGATAAGATCAACGTGAATGTGGTGACGGCAAGCAGAGAAAACATCAATACCGATTATTCTGCCAACGGAACATTTATCCCGAAACAGGAAACCAATCAGTCTTCTGAAATCTCCGGACGTATCGTGAATGTCTTAGTGAGAGAAGGTTCCAGAGTAGGCGCAGGTCAGGTTTTAGCAACTATTAAAAGAGATGCGATCGAAGTAGATCTAAGCCAGGCACAGAATAATCTACAAAACGCCATCATCGATAACCAGCGTTATGAGAATGCATATAAAACTGGCGGAGTTACAAAACAACAGTTAGATAATTCCAGATTACAATTGAAAAATATGCAGTCTGCTGTTCGTGCACAAAGCGTAAGAGTAAATGATACAAGCGTAAGAGCGGGAATCAGTGGAATCATTAATAAAAAAATGGTTGAACCAGGAATGGTCGTTGCACCGGGAACTCCTTTGTTCGAAATCGTTAATATCAACAGTTTGAAATTATCTGTTTTGGTGGACGAAAGTCAGATCGGCAGAATTCAAATTGGACAAACTGTTCCAATTACTGTGAACGTTTTACCTGATGAATCTTTCGCCGGAAGAATTACCTTCATCGCTCCCAAAAGTGATGCCTCTTTAAATTTCCCGGTAGAAATTGAAGTGGCCAACAACGGAAGTTTAAAAGCCGGTATGTACGGAACTGCTTTATTCAAAACCAATTACGGTGCTGAAAATCAAAATATGTTAACCGTTCCAGCAGAAGCATTTGTAAATGGCGTAAGTTCAGGACAGTTATTCATCGTTGAAAACGGAACAGCGAAAATGATCAACGTGAAAACCGGAAAAGTATATGGTAACAAAGTACAAATCGTGAGTGGATTAAATGGAGGAGAGCAGGTAATTACCAGCGGACAGATCAACCTGGACAATGGTTCAAAAATAAACATCGTAAAGTAG